The Rhododendron vialii isolate Sample 1 chromosome 1a, ASM3025357v1 region TGAGATTAACACTTCGAGGATCCGTACTCCTTGTGAAGTGAAGTAAGAGACCAAGAAGCCCTTCCACCATGCTCAATGAAGGCATGGAAATTCTACGATCGGATCCTTGACATAGTTCTTTGAGAGTGGTAACGGTCCATTTCAGAAAACTAGGTCCTAGGACTGTCTTCACATCATCTTCTGAGAGGGGAAGATTTGCGAGTATGCAAGCAGCATCAGGTATCTCGTTATCTGTGGATTGATCGTTCTGTAGTTTCTGTTTAAGTAAAGTAAGCTTGTTAGAAGCTTTAAGCTCACTGGCTAGGTCTACACCAAACCTTTCAGAGAGGACTCTAGTGAGCTTGAAAGCATAAAGTCTGCATTCAACTTCGGGGTGCTCGAGAAATCCTATAATTGTTTTGATGCCATCTCCAGATATTACATGACCCGCAACAGATTCTGCCAAGGAAAATACATTTGGACCCAGTGAGAAGTTGAGAACACTGCAATCGACATTGAAGAATATAGGTGGTGGATGCATAAAATATGCAAGCAATTTCTAACTATCAACATGACCGGATAGAAGAAACTACCCAGAATGTCTGGCACTCTATTCATGTAGCATCACAGAGGATATGTATTGTACATGCATAACATTTTGAGGCCATCATCTACATTTAGTGTGTAACCATTAGATTCGAACTAATTACACGACACCCAAGCTATTTGCTATCTGGTGAAATTATGGGCTTTTCTGCATCTTGCATCCTTCTGTTTCGCACTTCTCCATTAGAAATAGATATTCCCAGACACCATATATGCCAAGACAGTGTCGTCAAACACAAAACGTTGATGATTGGCAGAACTTAGTTTTTGGAAACAGGATTTTCATGCACCAAGGCTCCAACAGCATTGCCGTGTTTCTCTTTTCATTACTTCTTTATCCACAAAATTTTATAACCCTGGGGAATGCAGGGGCATGGCCACACCCCACGGTCTGGGGTCAGGAAATCGTGGGTGAACAACTTTTAGGATTGGCCACAGTTTCAATCATAAAGTTACCTGAAGCCTGGGGAGAGGATGCCATTCCAAATAGAATATGTAAAATAGTCGCTTGACATTGAGGAGATACCACAGATAAGAGGCCCAAAAAACTTGAGACAATTGTTTCCGACTGTATTGAATTCCCTTTCTTGTCTGCGGATGCTAACTCCCAGTGCCCAGGTTTTGAAACTACACTTGCGATTATTGATGCAGCCAATTCTTTCAGCTCTGGTGGTAAATCCTGATTTTCGAACAGAATCTCCGTAAGAGCTGGAAGCACTGCTGAATCAACAAGGATAGTTGCATTGTCATCCAAGGATGACAAATTATACAAAGCTTGCAAGCTCGCAGATCTTCCTTCTGGCTTGGATAGCAGCTCAACTAGTATTGTAGCACTTTGGCGAGCAATTAGTTCTTTACTGCTATTTGTCATGGTCATTCTTCCCACCAAAGATGCCATCTCTATTTTAATATCATCAGGACCTGTTTCCCAGAGAAATACCAGAACAGTCAATAGATagttgttaaagcatccaactcaataccaattggcaatgagaggagaggccgcccaggctcatatactagtctacgaggtgataattaaccgatgtgggacaatttttgacactcccccgcacgtgcgacccctgactcgcacatGGAGAGGAACAAAGGATCCAGAACACATGGATCACAgcaaaacaaagtgcaactatggcacaaacaaaggggaaaagcctccgaaaacctagctctgataccatgttaaagcatccaactcaataccaattggcaatgagaagAGAGGCCGCCCacgctcatatactagtttacGAGatgataattaaccgatgtgggacaatttccaacGATAGTTTTGAAAAGTTTCCGAAAAATTATCAGCAACAGTAAGTTGGATCTCCCAGGAGCTTtgtttctcatttcttttcattCAATTATAGATCTATGTCCTACAGAGAGAAAACACAAATACTTTAATAAGTTCACCATTTTGAATCACCAACAAATTTAACACCTCAAAGTCCAGGCAATGTGTTAATTGACACTTCATTCTACTAAATTTTTTAGACTCTCTACCAAACAATGCTGAATCTGGAAAAGATTTAGCTTTTCTTTCCTACTGTATGAATTAAGCATGAATCAGCTAGCTTGATATGCAGTACCACAACTGCATGCAATGTAAAAGCTGCACTACAAAAACCACTTGAAAGGTCCAGAATTCGAAATGATCATGGAAATTAAAGTTGATCCAGATGTCAATCCAATTTCTTTCAACAATAAACTTAAACAGATAATTTGTTTAATAAACGctccttctcctctttcttttagttcctcctttctttctttcttttctcatttctCATTTATTGTTTAGTATGAGTGATAATCTCAAATACCCAAGTTATGCATACCATGAGAAGTAGAAGCAAGTAGAAGCAGTAAATGGTATAAGCCTTACCTTCACGTAACCGATTAAGTAAAGGCTCAAATCTTCCTGCTGCTGCTAGATGCTGAACATTATCCTCCACCTTTTCCATTAGTTTTAAAGCTTCCTCAGCTAAATTAGAAAGAGTGGGATGCTCTAGATTTCCTGCCGTGGTTGACAGCAGAACTAATGCCCCTTTTTCTGAAGCAAGTTTTGTACAATAAGCTTCATCACTTGAGAATTCAAGCAATAACTTGACAgcagactctctctctttctcggaGCTGCCAATAAGGCTATGTATGGCCAATCTGGTTATACCCTCCTCAAGCATTATTTTCTGTGAAGAAATACCACAACTTTAGAAGAGTTTCAACAGCATACTTTGAAATACACGCAGACCGTTAcagatgatttttttaatgatatTATGGTCAGCAGCCATTTCAACAGCATACTTTGAAATACATGGAGACTACAGATGATTTTCTTAATGATATTGTAGTCAGCAGCCATATAATAAGAAAGGTACCGATGAGGAAATTTACAAATATTTCTTCTTTAGACAACAATACCAGCTCTCCCACACGAGGGCTCAAGGGACACAGTATTTCACCATGAGTTGAATTCAGGGACGGTGGGAAGTGCAAGGGTGGGGAGGCCTCCCCCATCCTTGCTAGTATGAAGTACCACTCTATATATGGTATAAAATGTACACTAAATCCATAATATATTATATCGGCCCCTCCAAACTTTaaagtttaaaataaaaagtggcTAGGTAGTGGAAAAAAATACTCTCGTTTGTGAGTACATGTACGTTTAGCCAAGTATGAATAGAAAGTGGTTATATTTTCCTTGTAGAACACTATTCCTTAGATTTCATGCTTGAATTTCAAACTATATGcaaggaaaacttaaaaatttaaCAACCATGTGAAAAGGTGGAAACTAGGTTCTAAATCCTAGCTTCTACATAAATCCTAGCTCCGTCCCTGGTTGAATTCCCAATCTGCTTTTGAACCAAAAACCTTGATACAAAACAACCTGAATCTTGTTAattgggaatcaaaaattctaCTGCAGGACAGCACAACTATCGAAGTTATCATGAAGCTTCTTACAAGGAATAAGCCACTTTTTAGGTTTTAACTCCTGCTTCAGTAAAGAGTTTGCCAACTTCCTAAATATATAAGCTGTTCGAATTGACACCTAAAATGTTGGAAACATCTTACTTATATTTCTCACATGACAGAAATTTTCTATTCTGCACTGTCTCCTCTTTCAAGGCTAATTCTATGGTACATTTAGACCTTACCCATAATACTTTGCTCAACAAATCTTCATTTCCTAAAAAGAGTTTCTTCAACGACGAAAGCCAATCTTGAGAATTATATACTCCATACACAACTTTTTAGTGGGAGTGACACTTGAACTTAGAACACATGTGCAGGCTTTAATGCTTAAAAAGCTTGAGTTCCTAACTCCTATGTAGTTATAAAGGTAAAGAAGTTCCCAACCAATTACTCATCTAAGTGGGATCATAAGTAGAATTAGTTTGATATCATGCAAACACGGAAACTTACATAATGCAAAAGATTAGCTCAAGTGGTACGAAGGGCAGAGGTAAATATGCCTGAAAAGCACAAGTCTCTAATAAGATGTATGGCAAAGTGGATATGTCAAAAAGtattccaaatcaaaatgaaaGGCCCGGAGAAAACATAATCAATCACATCCTATGTATGAGGGTGAGACTTGAAAATTTCACCTTACTTTCTTCATCCTTGGACATGCTAAGCAGCACCATGAGAGCTTTGCTTCTCAAAAGTGATCCTATACTCTTTGAGCTGTCCTTAAGCAAATTAACTACAAGAACAACTACACCAGCATTTCTCACTTTGTATCTGCTAGACGGGTGCTCTTCTGAAATCCTATAGATGTGATCCAAAACTCGTTCCACACAATTCTCCGAAGGTGACTCCTCACTAAGACACTGCACAGACAACTTAATCTGAATCTCAACATTCCTATTGATCCATTCTTCAATGGCTCCAGCCAACCCAATGTTTGCGTTCAGCTCCAAAGACTTCAGGACCTGTCCTGTGACAGGACACGTTGGGTCACGACCATCCTCTATACACCGCTGAAACCAGTACTCAATGGCAGTCCTTTCGTAATTTTGTGAGGACTCCAAAACCACCGGATGCTTCATCACCTCCTTAGTCAATGGGCAGAGGAAGTTCTTGAATGGAGAAATTTGAGCATCATCTTCGAAATCTAGATCAAACTTTTGAGTCAAGACATCCGATTCAAGTGACCAACTGTTCATAATTTTCTCAAGTGATGTCAAAATTCGCCTCTCTGAAACCGAATTTGAGCGGGCAATATCTTCTTTCAATAGCTTAACCTGTTCCAACAACTCAGTATGGTTATTGGAGTCAATTCCCAAAGCCCTAGCCAAATCCATGATTATAGCACTCTGTACTGCTTTGGTTGTTGGTCTACCTTGCCCTTCTTTTTGCAGCATCAATTGCACTCTCTTCTCATTCTCCGTTACCTGCACCATTATAGAGTATCACACAAGCAAAATTGCCTGTGCCTAAAGGCACTTCCCAATTATATGACTGCACAACTATACCCTAAAGCACAACTAAACCAGCTCCAAACCTGAATCCCTACCAATAtctgtcttttaaaaaatacttcacCAAATTCAATTACCGCAATATGAGGTGAAAAATTCGTAACCACCACTTTGACAGTTCAACCATTAATCAAGCCAAAAATTTCACACATTTCATCAAACATCTGATGAGAAAATATTAAGCTAGCTTTAGTTTCTTACTTCTTACATTGAACAATAAACAGCACATAAGATCGTTCGGCTACTGGTAGTCGAGCTAGAGCTCCAGTTTTAAGCTCGTTTATGAGCCCAGCCCGGCTTGTTTGTGGTGACTCGTTTACTAACCAATCCGAACTCAAACACCTCAATAGTAATAAACGTGCCGAGGTCGAGCTAGGGTATTTTTCGGCCccgctcggctcgtttgcagccctaaattATTGATGAGTAATTGAGACTACATTTACTATCATGAAATCtactgtagagagagagagagagagagagagagagagagagagagagagagagagagagagaggaggcctACCTTAAACTGGGCTTGCTTCATATCTCTGGATAAATCAGCAACCTTCTTACGAAGATCAACAACGTCGTGAATTGAAGAGTCCAGCAAAGCCAACCACCCTCCAATTGCTAACGTGCACTCCTGGAGAGACGCGCACAGCGAGAGGCAGTTGATGAGGACGAATATCTTGCTCCTGTTACGGTACGCCGACAAGGCCTCGTCGGCCTTCTTCAGCTCTCCGGAAATTCCCTTAACCGCCGTCTGTACCGGCGGCGAGAGGTTCTCCGGCGCCGGAGGCCTGAGCAGCTGGTTTAACAGCAGGTGGAGTCGCTTGGCGTACGCGGAGAACCGCCTTGGGTTTTCCCAAGCGTAGGAGTGGTCGGCGGCGGCGCAGATTTCGGATAGGGAGCGGTTGAGTAGGTCCACCGCCGGTGAGATGGACGTCATTTCAAGGGATTGGAGGGAGGCATGGAGTAAAGGATTTTGCGAGTGAAGTTGACTTGAAGTACCGACACGGAATTGCAATGACGTGTGTGTAAATTACTGCGACTTAGCTAGGAAGTAGCAGTTTGGAGATATTGAGCTCTTGGcgttttccctctctctctctctctctctctaaccagcCGGGCCACCACCGCGTTGGAGCTTCTGGaggagaagaaaggaaaagtcAAACCTGACCACGCCAAGGGAAGACTTCTTAAATTTTACGAGTAAAAAAAACGCTCCTTATCttgccacttctttttttttaacgcaACTCCcatgcaaatgtatttttgcacaaaaaaacaTTTGCAAGTgagtgatattaacaaaaagggaaatggcaaaattatttccctaaaaaaaaacctGTTGTTGGATCAAAATGCTAGCTATGCTACTTC contains the following coding sequences:
- the LOC131322493 gene encoding U-box domain-containing protein 44-like, whose product is MTSISPAVDLLNRSLSEICAAADHSYAWENPRRFSAYAKRLHLLLNQLLRPPAPENLSPPVQTAVKGISGELKKADEALSAYRNRSKIFVLINCLSLCASLQECTLAIGGWLALLDSSIHDVVDLRKKVADLSRDMKQAQFKVTENEKRVQLMLQKEGQGRPTTKAVQSAIIMDLARALGIDSNNHTELLEQVKLLKEDIARSNSVSERRILTSLEKIMNSWSLESDVLTQKFDLDFEDDAQISPFKNFLCPLTKEVMKHPVVLESSQNYERTAIEYWFQRCIEDGRDPTCPVTGQVLKSLELNANIGLAGAIEEWINRNVEIQIKLSVQCLSEESPSENCVERVLDHIYRISEEHPSSRYKVRNAGVVVLVVNLLKDSSKSIGSLLRSKALMVLLSMSKDEESKKIMLEEGITRLAIHSLIGSSEKERESAVKLLLEFSSDEAYCTKLASEKGALVLLSTTAGNLEHPTLSNLAEEALKLMEKVEDNVQHLAAAGRFEPLLNRLREGPDDIKIEMASLVGRMTMTNSSKELIARQSATILVELLSKPEGRSASLQALYNLSSLDDNATILVDSAVLPALTEILFENQDLPPELKELAASIIASVVSKPGHWELASADKKGNSIQSETIVSSFLGLLSVVSPQCQATILHILFGMASSPQASESVAGHVISGDGIKTIIGFLEHPEVECRLYAFKLTRVLSERFGVDLASELKASNKLTLLKQKLQNDQSTDNEIPDAACILANLPLSEDDVKTVLGPSFLKWTVTTLKELCQGSDRRISMPSLSMVEGLLGLLLHFTRSTDPRSVNLIKEHHLMNIFRDPLVLSSKPRVKYLSALGLKCLSESGRILFATGGSDPPPPHGFCSPLVFMCGRASLEHSKCPIHNSPCEDDNQFCLLKSNCVKPLVDLLLYKDTNVQIAAVEALSTLLVDSFNDGLKRAVEELDKLGVVDAVILLFEEARPGELQEKTSWMVERVLRVESVSQHHSLNQSLVRALVEALKQGNAVTKSHAQEALTNLKQISGVSGRGSSQIRGQR